Sequence from the Bacillota bacterium genome:
CAGGAACCCGGGATGAAGGGTTTGACAAGGGTTATAAAAAATTTTGCCCCGGCCTGGTTTGCCTCTGTTATGGGGACGGGAATCTTCGCGGTCACCAGCAAATACTATTCCTGCTACTGGCCCTGGTTAAACAACGTGGCAGCCTGGTTATGGGTGATCAACATCCTCCTCTTTTGCGCGCTCATTCTTCCCTGGACCCTGCGCTGGTTTTGCTTCACAGAGCAATCCCTGCGTGACCTGCAGCATCCCATTACAGGGCAATTCTACGCCACGATGCCGATCGGGTGTCTGGTGCTGGCGGCAGATTTCCTGGTTATAGGTACCGAATACCTGGACGTGGATTTGGCGGTCAAGATCGCCAAGGTCTGCTGGGTATCGGGGGGGATCCTGGCCCTGGCGTTCGCCGTCATCACCCCGGTTATCAATTTGTTCAACAGGGTAACGGTTGCCGACCTGAATCCGGCCTGGTTCATGCCCCCGGTGAGCCTGATCGTGGCACCCATTGCCGGCGCCAAACTCATTCCCTACTGGCCGCAATCCTTTCAAAAGTTGCTGCTGCTGGTAAATTACGCCTCCTGGGGGACCGGCTTCTTTCTCTTCATATTCCTGGCGGTGATCTGTTTCTATAGATTTATTGTTGCTCAACCACTTCCGGGGGCCTTGATCCCCACCATCTGGATCTACCTGGGGCCCATCGGTGCGGGTACTCTTGCCCTGCTGAATCTGGGAACGGTCAGCGCGCCCTGGCTGGGAAGCCTTGCCCTGCCGGTAATAAAAATTTTCGGTCTGATCTACTGGAGCTTCGGCTTCTGGTGGCTCGTTGTGGCAGGTATTGTTACCCTTACCAATATCCTGCGTAAGAACCTGCCCTTCGCGCTTTCCTGGTGGGCGTTCACCTTTCCGCTCGGCGCCTACGCCGGGGCAACCTTCTCAATTGCCGCAGGTTTCCAATGCTCACCGCTCAGATTCTACGGGTTTCTATGCTATTGCCTGCTGGCCTTCTGCTGGCTAACCGTGTTCGGTAAAACGTTTTTCCGGGTCTGTACAGGCGACCTCTTCAAGGGTTAGGAATTGAGGTGATGGGGAACTTGCGGAACACCTGGCTGATTCGGAAAAGATGCCGAAAGAAAACAGTCGTAATCTGCTTCACGCCTGACATGGTCGGTGAAATCTGCCGGGAGGATGGTGAGGATTCGGCATTCCCTTTATCAGTGCGGTGATGTTTCATGAGTTCCCGATACCTGCAAATATCTTGAGAAAAATGGCTGCGAAGCGGCCTTTTTGCCGTGCTTTTAAAGAGGGCCGGACTTGTTATTGCATTTAGTTTAAGTGTTTAAGGGATAGGGGTGGTTGCTTCCCATTAATCCTAGATATATGATTGACTTAGTAGAATATCAATGGTATTCTGTAACAAGCAGCGTAAGGCCAGGGATGTAGGGAGAGGAGGTAGATGGTGATCATACCTGAGAGGTATGCCCGGCAGGCGCTTGTATCGGAGATCGGTGAGGCCGGCCAGCAGGCGATAAGACAGTCAAGGGTGGTGGTAATCGGCCTGGGAGCGCTGGGAAGCAACATTGCGAATATTCTCGCCAGGGCCGGGGTGGGTTCCCTTTGCCTGGTGGACAGGGATTTTGTCGACTGGACCAATCTCCAGAGACAGGGGCTTTACGAAGAGGAGGACGCCGCAAACTCCCTGCCGAAAGCGGTTGCGGCTAAAAACCGGCTGGCACGGATAAATTCGGAGGTTGATTACGAGGTTGTCGTTGATGACGTAAATTCCGGGAACGTCGAAAAGATTATTTCGGGCGCCACGGTGGTGCTCGACGGGCTTGACAACTTCTACACAAGGGCGCTGATTAATGAGGCCTGTGTAAAAATGGGGATACCCTGGATCTACGGCGGCTGTATAGCCACGTATGGCAGTACAGCCACCTTCGTCCCGGGGATCACCCCCTGTTTCAACTGCCTCTTTCCCGGGGTGTCGGGGCACACCTCGCCGTTTACCTGCGACACTGTCGGAGTGTTGGGTCCGATCGCTTTTATGGTTGCGGCCTGGGAAGCCTCGGAGGCTTTGAAGATACTGGTTGGGAAGAAAGATCAGGTGTCGCGCGGCCTGACCTTCATCGAGCTCTGGCATAACAGCGTTACCATCGCTCCGGTGGAACGGCTGCAGGGGTGTCCTGTCTGCGAAAAAAAAGAGTTCACTCTGTTGAACCGCTCGGGCGACCTGATGACCACATCCCTCTGCGGGCGGAAAGCGGTTCAGGTGGTGCCGGCAGGGAGCACCAAAATTAACTTCGAGCTGACCCTGGAGACGCTGAGCAAGATCTTCCGAGTGGAGCATAATGCCTACCTGCTGAGGTTTCGCTGTGGGGAATATGAAATTGTTCTTTTCCGTGACGGCAGGGCGATTGTTTTCGGAACCGAAGATCCCCAGGTGGCCAGGAGTCTTTACGGGAGATACATAGGAGGGTAACCGGAGTGGACGGCCCATTCGTATATCTCGACAATGCTGCCACCACGTGGCCGAAGCCGGAATCTGTTTATAAAGCGGTGGACGAAACGCTGCGGAAGTTCGGGGCCAATCCCGGCCGTTCCTCGCACCATATGTCCCAGCAGGCCGAGCGGATCATTGCGGACGCCAGGCATGCAGTAGCGAGGTTCTTCAACGCCCCTTCCCCCGAGCACGTGGTCTTTACCCTCAACTGCACCGACTCCCTCAACATTGCCCTGAAGGGGCTGATAAAACCCGGGGACAGGGTGGTTACCGGCCCTTACGAGCATAACTCGGTGATGCGGCCGCTCCGCACCCTGCAGCGTTCGGGGGTGTCCGTGGCGGTGGCCCGGGGAACCGCCGATTTTCAGATCGATCTCGATCACTTCCGGGAGTTATGTCAAGGCGGCATCGACTTTGCCGTAATTTCGCACGCATCGAACGTAACCGGATGTCTCTCACCGGTGCGGGAAATCGCCCGGATCGTGCACGAGCGGGGCGGTATCCTGATTCTGGATGCCGCTCAAAGCGCCGGAGTGGTTGAAGTGGATATGGAGAGGCTGGGGATCGATATACTTGCTGCCCCGGGACATAAAGGCCTGTTGGGCCCCATGGGAGTGGGGATTTTGATCCTCGGGAGGGATATCCCCGTCGATCCCTTCCGGGAGGGGGGAACGGGCATCAAGTCTGAAGGCGATTACCAGCCGGAGGAATTACCGTGGCGCCTGGAGGGGGGAACCGCCAATCTCCCGGGAATCGCCGGGCTGCTCGCCGGCATCCGCTTTATTGAGTCGGTGGGGATTGACTCCATCGCAAGCCATGAAGCCGAACTTGCCCGGCAGCTGGTGGAAGGCTTAAAGGGAGTGGACGGGGTGCGGCTGTTCTGTGATCCCTTTGGGCCGAAAACCGGTGTTGTTTCCTTCACCCTGGATGCAATGGACGTCGCCCTTGCGGGAACGATTCTTGATCAGGCTTTCAAGATCGGGGTGCGTACCGGACTCCACTGCGCTCCGGCGGCCCATAAAACGCTGGGAACGTTTCCGGCGGGTACGCTGCGGGCGAGTTTCGGCTATTTCAACGATGAAAGCCATGTGGAGCGGCTTGTCACCGCCGTAAGGCAGCTTTCAAAAACCGGTTAGGATAATAAACCCGGTTAGGCCCCCAGACCCGATTTCTCCGTAAATAATATTTTACCGGTTCTTCTCCAGGTTTACCGGGTGTTGCCCGGCATTCTTTTTTTATTTTTAACATATTTCCTTCTCGGAAAGTGGTGATCGCTTGTTAATCCTGGGAATCAACGGGAGCCGGCCCGGTATGGCTACCGCGTAACACGGCAAACGGGCAAGCCATCTTCGCCTTACGACAACCCGGCAGGGGGATGCCGTGGGGAGACTATCGCCTTCTACCCTAACAAGCAGATCACCACCGGCGAGGAGGGATCCAGGTAATTTTCTCCAATTCCGTCTGGAAAACAGTTTGGAAATTTCTGCGGCGGGTCCGGCTGGCGGGGTTGACAGTCGAGCAAGAGATCCAATATAATTATCCCAAATATTCGTCGGGTGAAATCAAACAGGCAAAGACGAGGAACGGGAAGAGTAAGTACCGGCTCCCCCAGAGAGGAACCGCCGGCGGCTGGAAGCGGTTCTGGTCAAGCGGTACCGAAAGTGCGCCCGGGAGTTGTGGCGCCGAAAACCGGTAGGCGCCAACGGTTCGACCGTTAGCAGTTTCAAGAGGGGTATCTTGCCCAAGCAGAGTGGAACCGCGGAAGGGATCCTTTCGTCTCTGGGAGGCGAAAGGATTTTTTAGTTTCAAGGCAGAATTTTGAGGAGGGGGAGATGTGGGGTTCTTACGGCGGATTAAAAGGGATATCCAGGTCATTTTCGAGCGCGACCCGGCGGCGAAAAGCGTTTGGGAGGTCATCCTGTGTTACCCTGGTTTTCATGCCCTTTTGCTGCACCGGATTGCCCACTGGCTCTACCGGAAGAACCTGGTTCTGCTTCCTCGCTTGATCTCTCAGTTCAACAGATTCCTGACCGGCATCGAAATCCATCCGGGCGCTAAAATCGGTGAAGGTCTTTTCATCGATCACGGGATGGGTGTGGTGATCGGGGAGACTGCCGAAATTGGCGATAATGTGACGATATACCAGGGGGTTACGCTGGGGGGAACCGGCAAGGAAAAAGGGAAGCGCCACCCCACCATCGGCAACAACGTGGTGATCAGCGCCGGAGCAAAGGTGCTTGGCTCCCTTACGGTGGGAGATAACGTGAAAATTGGCGCCGGTTCGGTGGTGCTCAGGAACGTACCGCCCAACTGCACTGTGGTAGGAGTTCCGGGAAAGGTTGTGGTTCGGGACGGGCGGAAAGTTGCGGACGCCCAGCCTGATGCCATCGACCTCCAGCACCACCTCCTGCCCGACCCTGTAGGGGAAATGATCCTCTGCCTGCAGCGAAAAATTGCCCGCCTGGAAAACCGGATCGAAGAACTGGAGGCGAAAATCCATGAGTCTCAGGGTCTACAACACGCTCACTAAGCAAAAGGAGGATTTTATTCCGGCATCGCCGCACCAGGTTAAGATGTACGTGTGCGGCCCCACTACCTACGACTTTATCCATCTCGGAAATGCCCGCGCCCTGGTTGTCTTCGATACCATCAGGCGGTATCTGGAGTACAAGGGCTACCGCGTTTTGTATGTCCAGAATTTCACCGACATCGACGATAAGATCATTGCCCGCGCAGCTGAGGAAAATGAAGATGCGCTGGAGCTTGCGAACCGGTACATCAGGGAGTATTATCGGGATGCAGATGCCTTGAGGGTTCTGCGCGCCGATGTCCACCCCAGGGCGAGCGAGCACATCGCCGAGATGATTCAAATGGTGGAACGCCTCCTGGAAAAGGGAATGGCCTACCAGGTGGATGGCGACGTTTATTTTAGCATCCGCCAGTTTCCGGGATACGGGAAGCTTTCCGGGCGGACGCTGGAGGAGATGCGGGCCGGGGCGCGGGTTGAGGTGGACGCGCGCAAGCGCGATCCGCTGGATTTTGTCCTCTGGAAGGCCGCAAAACCGGGGGAGCCGGCCTGGGAAAGCCCCTGGGGCAGGGGAAGGCCCGGGTGGCACCTGGAATGTTCGGCGATGTCTTTAAAGTACCTGGGCTTCGGCTTCGATATCCACGGGGGTGGAAGCGACCTGATTTTTCCCCACCATGAAAACGAGATCGCCCAGGCCGAGGCCTATGCAGGCGCTGCCCCATTTGCCCGCTACTGGATTCACAACGGCTTTGTTACCGTTAACGAAGAAAAGATGTCAAAGTCGCTGAGGAACTTTTTTATCGTGAGGGACCTCCTGCAGGAGTGGCCCCCTGAAATCGTGAGGTTTTTTCTCCTTTCAACCCACTACCGGAGCCCCCTTGACTTCAACCTGGAGCAGCTGGAGCAGGCGCGCCGGAGCTACAGCAGGCTCCGCAACACCCTGGAACTCTTGGAAGAAGTAACGGGGAAGCAGGAGGTGGTTCCCGCAGGGAGGCTCTCCCGGGAGGCGGTTGCCTTTCGGAGCCAGATTGTGGCGCGGGTCGAGGAGTTCGAAACGGCCATGGATGACGACTTCAACACCGCCCTTGCGCTGGCCGCGCTTCACAACCTGGGACGGGATGTGAACGGTTTTATCAACCGGGAGGATTTCAACCCGACCCCTGCTGTGATCCACGTCCTCGTCCGGGTCCGCCAGTATTTTATCCGGCTGCTGGACCTGCTCGGTCTTGTGCCTGGGGAAAGCAGGGAACTGGGCAGCGAATACTATCCCGCACTCAAGGAGGCGGCAGTTGGGGTTCTTCCGGAGCCCTTGCCTGCGACGCCGCAGGAGCTTCTGGCGGAGCTTTTAAAGGCGCGTGAAGAAGCGCGCCGCCAGAAAAACTACCAGGCGGCCGATGCCCTCCGGGAGACCCTGCGGAAGATCGGAATCATCCTCGAGGATACGCCCCGGGGTGTCCGCTGGCGCCTCGTTTAGGGGGAGCCTGAGCTGGAGATGCAGGTGGAAGGTATGAAAGTCGAGTTATTGAGTTACACCCCGGAACCTGAAGCTACCGTAGCCGCCGCGGCGCGCCTCTGCTACACCGCGCGGGGCGCCGCGGAATTAAAGGAAAATTTGAGTCGTGCCGAAGTTGTCTCCCTGCTCCGGAAGCTGGTTGCGGTTGGCCACCTTTCCCCTGCCGAGCATGCCAGCTTCACTTTTGCCATCGAGGGCGTCAGCAGGGCTCTTTCCCACCAGCTGGTACGCCACCGGATTGCTTCTTATTCCCAGAAGTCCCAGCGCTACGTGGATGAGCAGAATTTTTCGTATATCGTTCCTCCCACAATTGCTGCCGACCCGGAAGCCCTTGCCCTGTTCCGGGCAAAGATGGAGGAAATCCAGGCCGCTTACCGGGAGCTGGCAAAAAAAGTGCCCCGCGAGGATGCCCGCTACCTGCTTCCCAATGCCGTCGAGACAAAGCTGGTCTGCACCTTCAACGCCCGTTCCCTGTTTAATTTTTTCCGCCTCCGGTGCTGCATGCGCGCCCAGTGGGAAATCCGCGCCCTGGCGCTGAAGATGCGGGAGGAGGTGCGCCGGGTGGCGCCGGTGCTCTTTGCCCTTGCCGGCCCCTCGTGCGAGACTGAAGGGATCTGCTGGGAGGGGGAATTTTCCTGCGGAAGGGCTCGGGAAGTCCGGTGCCGGGAGGTTCCAGATGATGGAAGAGACGATCTGGGGACGTAACCCGGTTCTGGAGGCGTTAAAAGCAGGCCGCCCCTTAAATAAAATTCTCGTCGCGCGCGGAAGCCGCGGGAATGTTCGGGAGATCGTTGCGGAGGCGCGCCGCCAGGGAGTTCCGGTGCAAACCGTTGAGCGGCAGGTTTTAGATTTCCTGACAAAGGGCGGCGTGCACCAGGGGGTGGCGGCTTACTCCAGCCCGAGACCCTACGCTGCCGTAGAGGAGATCCTTGCGCGGGCTGCAGCCCTGGGGGAGGATCCCCTCGTCCTGATCCTTGCCGGATGGGAGGACCCCCGGAACTTTGGGGCGGTCCTCCGCAGCGCCGAGGCTGCCGGAGTGCACGGCGTTGTTATCCCTGCCCGGAGGGCCGTGCCGCTGACCGGTGCTGCGGCGAAGGCTTCGGCAGGAGCCCTCGAACATCTCCTCATCAGCAGGGTGGTTAACTTGAAGCAGAGCATTTCCGATTTGAAAGATGCCGGCCTCTGGGTGTTTGGCGCCGACCCCGGGGCCAGTCTAAACTGTTACGAGGCAGATTTAACCGGCCCCCTTGCCCTTGTTGTCGGAGGGGAGGGAAAAGGTTTGGGCCCCTCGCTTTTGAAGGTTTGCGACTGCCTGGTCCGGATCCCCATGCGGGGGAAGGTCTCGTCTCTGAATGCAGCGGTGGCAGGATCGATTCTCCTTTACGAAATCCTGCGCCAGCGGACCGCGAAGAAACCTGTTTGAAAGGGAAGGGCGTTTCATCCTGGAGGGCACTCTTTTAGTGGACGGTTATAATATTTTAAATGCCTGGCCTGAACTGGCTCTCCTGAAGGAGGAGGACCTCGCCCACGCGCGCGAGCGGCTGGTCACGATTTTGAGCGAGTTTCACGCCCTCTCGGGAATCCGGGTAATTCTGGTTTTTGATGCCCATCAGGTGGAGGGGGGAACGGAGAGGCGGGAAGAATGCGAAGGGATTGAAGTAATTTTCACCAGGGAAGGGGAAACCGCCGACCAGTGGATCGAGAGGTTCGTTGCCCAGCGCAGGATTCACCCGCAGCGCGAGGCCCTTCCTCTTTTTGTGGCCACCTCCGACTGGCTTGAGCAGCGGATTGTCTCCGCCCAGGGCGCCTGCCGCATTACTCCTTCCGAGCTTCGCCGGGAAATCCAGAGGCTGAAAAAGGAAAGAAAAGAACTTTTGCGTGAATCCTTTGACTGCGTTCCCCTGGACAACCATTTGCCGGAGCAAATGAAAAGGATTTTTGAGGGCTGGCGCCGCCGAAAATTTAAGGAATAGGAATGCAGTATACCTTGACTTTAACCTGAAGTTTTCGTATAATTGGTCTTGGTATTGCGGACAAGCCAAAATCAGAGTGTTCCCACAAAGTAAAGTCTGCCGTCAACGCCTCCATTTTTTTTCTTAGAAAGATAATGGACAGGCGATTTTATTTGGCTTGGAAGCTTGTGAAGAATTTCTTGTGGTTTTTCAAAATTTTAAAAACTGAATAAGGGCCCATGTACACACCTTGAAATCTCTCACGGAGGCGATGTTCGGAATGGGTAATCTCGCGCAGCGAGAGACATGTGACATGTACCAGTTTATGGCAGACGAAGATGTAGTAGAACTTGCCAAAGATGGAGATGACGTCGCCCTAGAGCACCTGATTAACAAGTATAAAAATTTCGTCCGGGCAAAAGCAAAATCATACTTTTTAATTGGTGCTGACCGAGAGGATATCATTCAGGAGGGGATGATCGGGCTTTATAAGGCGATTCGGGACTTCCGGTGCGATAAGCTTTCTTCATTCCGGGCCTTTGCAGAACTCTGCATCACGCGGCAGATTATTACGGCCATCAAAACGGCAACCCGCCAGAAGCACATACCTCTTAACTCCTATGTTTCCCTGAATAAACCCATTTACGATGAAGACTCAGACCGGACATTGCTTGATGTGATTTCCGGCTCAAAGGTAAGCGATCCGGAAGAACTCATCATCAGCCGTGAGGAATTCGATGACATTGAAGAAAAGATGGGAGAAATCTTAACTTCTCTGGAGTGGAAAGTGTTGATGTCGTATCTTGAGGGGAAATCGTACCAGGAGATGGCCTCGGACTTAAAAAGGCATGTGAAGTCGATCGATAACGCCCTCCAGCGGGTGAAGCGGAAGCTGGAACGTTATCTGGAAAGGCGCGAACACTAGATCGAGCAGGGAAACAGGTTAGTCCTGGTTCGCAGCCAGAAGAAAGCAAATCTATTGTGAGAGCAAAAACCCCGAGCGACTTGATCTGCCGGGGATTCCTTTGTATAATAGAAGGTGCTGAAACTTCCTTCATGCCGGCGTAGCTCAACAGGTAGAGCGGCTGACTTGTAATCAGCAGGTTTAGGGGTTCGAGTCCCCTCGTCGGCTCCATAATGATCACTCCATAATAGCCAATATTACAAACGTGGAGGGGTTCCCGAGTGGTCAAAGGGAGCAGACTGTAAATCTGCCGGCGCAGCCTTCGCAGGTTCGAATCCTGCCCCCTCCACCATACCGCGGGGTGGAGCAGTTGGTAGCTCGTCGGGCTCATAACCCGAAGGTTGCCGGTTCGAATCCGGTCCCCGCAACCATGCCCACATAGCTCAGTAGGTAGAGCGTCGCCTTGGTAAGGCGGAGGTCACCGGTTCAATCCCGGTTGTGGGCTCCAGCGATAAACCTAAGTCCCGCAAACTTTTGCGGGACTTAATTTTTTGCCGGGGGCCACATAAACATTCACTTGGGGACAATTTGGGGGCAGCTCACGGTGTTCCCCTGCACTTAGTCAGGATGCTGTCCATTTTATCGGCGGCATCCCCATCGGCACTCTTCAGGGCTTTGGCGTAGATGTTGATGGGGCAGGACTTGTGGTGCTTTTTTAATCCTGCGCGGGATGCTGCGGCAGGAAAAAGTTTCATATTGGCGAATAGTACAACGCGGCAGCCGCACCGGTGCCGGGCGGTGGGGCCGCGAAGCAGGCCAGCAGTACAAACTATACAGGCAGCGCCCGGTCGAAGGTCTTCCACCTTCCCGCCTGCGAGTGCTTCCCGCCTGCGAGTGGGCGCAGAAGATAGCGCCGCAGAACCGGGTGGAGTTTAAGACCGGGGAAGAGGCCCTGAGTACCGGGTACAGGCCGGGCAAGGTGTACGGGCCGTAAAGGGAGGCGATGAGAAGGATGAGAAAACCTGCCATTTTGCTTGTTGTAGCAATAGTAGCAATAGCAATGCTTTTTATTTTTGT
This genomic interval carries:
- a CDS encoding thiazole biosynthesis adenylyltransferase ThiF; its protein translation is MVIIPERYARQALVSEIGEAGQQAIRQSRVVVIGLGALGSNIANILARAGVGSLCLVDRDFVDWTNLQRQGLYEEEDAANSLPKAVAAKNRLARINSEVDYEVVVDDVNSGNVEKIISGATVVLDGLDNFYTRALINEACVKMGIPWIYGGCIATYGSTATFVPGITPCFNCLFPGVSGHTSPFTCDTVGVLGPIAFMVAAWEASEALKILVGKKDQVSRGLTFIELWHNSVTIAPVERLQGCPVCEKKEFTLLNRSGDLMTTSLCGRKAVQVVPAGSTKINFELTLETLSKIFRVEHNAYLLRFRCGEYEIVLFRDGRAIVFGTEDPQVARSLYGRYIGG
- a CDS encoding C4-dicarboxylate ABC transporter, with protein sequence MEAKVQLQEPGMKGLTRVIKNFAPAWFASVMGTGIFAVTSKYYSCYWPWLNNVAAWLWVINILLFCALILPWTLRWFCFTEQSLRDLQHPITGQFYATMPIGCLVLAADFLVIGTEYLDVDLAVKIAKVCWVSGGILALAFAVITPVINLFNRVTVADLNPAWFMPPVSLIVAPIAGAKLIPYWPQSFQKLLLLVNYASWGTGFFLFIFLAVICFYRFIVAQPLPGALIPTIWIYLGPIGAGTLALLNLGTVSAPWLGSLALPVIKIFGLIYWSFGFWWLVVAGIVTLTNILRKNLPFALSWWAFTFPLGAYAGATFSIAAGFQCSPLRFYGFLCYCLLAFCWLTVFGKTFFRVCTGDLFKG
- a CDS encoding aminotransferase class V-fold PLP-dependent enzyme, giving the protein MDGPFVYLDNAATTWPKPESVYKAVDETLRKFGANPGRSSHHMSQQAERIIADARHAVARFFNAPSPEHVVFTLNCTDSLNIALKGLIKPGDRVVTGPYEHNSVMRPLRTLQRSGVSVAVARGTADFQIDLDHFRELCQGGIDFAVISHASNVTGCLSPVREIARIVHERGGILILDAAQSAGVVEVDMERLGIDILAAPGHKGLLGPMGVGILILGRDIPVDPFREGGTGIKSEGDYQPEELPWRLEGGTANLPGIAGLLAGIRFIESVGIDSIASHEAELARQLVEGLKGVDGVRLFCDPFGPKTGVVSFTLDAMDVALAGTILDQAFKIGVRTGLHCAPAAHKTLGTFPAGTLRASFGYFNDESHVERLVTAVRQLSKTG
- the sigH gene encoding RNA polymerase sporulation sigma factor SigH, with the protein product MGNLAQRETCDMYQFMADEDVVELAKDGDDVALEHLINKYKNFVRAKAKSYFLIGADREDIIQEGMIGLYKAIRDFRCDKLSSFRAFAELCITRQIITAIKTATRQKHIPLNSYVSLNKPIYDEDSDRTLLDVISGSKVSDPEELIISREEFDDIEEKMGEILTSLEWKVLMSYLEGKSYQEMASDLKRHVKSIDNALQRVKRKLERYLERREH
- a CDS encoding FAD-dependent thymidylate synthase, producing the protein MKVELLSYTPEPEATVAAAARLCYTARGAAELKENLSRAEVVSLLRKLVAVGHLSPAEHASFTFAIEGVSRALSHQLVRHRIASYSQKSQRYVDEQNFSYIVPPTIAADPEALALFRAKMEEIQAAYRELAKKVPREDARYLLPNAVETKLVCTFNARSLFNFFRLRCCMRAQWEIRALALKMREEVRRVAPVLFALAGPSCETEGICWEGEFSCGRAREVRCREVPDDGRDDLGT
- the cysE gene encoding serine O-acetyltransferase: MGFLRRIKRDIQVIFERDPAAKSVWEVILCYPGFHALLLHRIAHWLYRKNLVLLPRLISQFNRFLTGIEIHPGAKIGEGLFIDHGMGVVIGETAEIGDNVTIYQGVTLGGTGKEKGKRHPTIGNNVVISAGAKVLGSLTVGDNVKIGAGSVVLRNVPPNCTVVGVPGKVVVRDGRKVADAQPDAIDLQHHLLPDPVGEMILCLQRKIARLENRIEELEAKIHESQGLQHAH
- a CDS encoding NYN domain-containing protein; this translates as MDGYNILNAWPELALLKEEDLAHARERLVTILSEFHALSGIRVILVFDAHQVEGGTERREECEGIEVIFTREGETADQWIERFVAQRRIHPQREALPLFVATSDWLEQRIVSAQGACRITPSELRREIQRLKKERKELLRESFDCVPLDNHLPEQMKRIFEGWRRRKFKE
- a CDS encoding cysteine--tRNA ligase; protein product: MSLRVYNTLTKQKEDFIPASPHQVKMYVCGPTTYDFIHLGNARALVVFDTIRRYLEYKGYRVLYVQNFTDIDDKIIARAAEENEDALELANRYIREYYRDADALRVLRADVHPRASEHIAEMIQMVERLLEKGMAYQVDGDVYFSIRQFPGYGKLSGRTLEEMRAGARVEVDARKRDPLDFVLWKAAKPGEPAWESPWGRGRPGWHLECSAMSLKYLGFGFDIHGGGSDLIFPHHENEIAQAEAYAGAAPFARYWIHNGFVTVNEEKMSKSLRNFFIVRDLLQEWPPEIVRFFLLSTHYRSPLDFNLEQLEQARRSYSRLRNTLELLEEVTGKQEVVPAGRLSREAVAFRSQIVARVEEFETAMDDDFNTALALAALHNLGRDVNGFINREDFNPTPAVIHVLVRVRQYFIRLLDLLGLVPGESRELGSEYYPALKEAAVGVLPEPLPATPQELLAELLKAREEARRQKNYQAADALRETLRKIGIILEDTPRGVRWRLV
- the rlmB gene encoding 23S rRNA (guanosine(2251)-2'-O)-methyltransferase RlmB — translated: MEETIWGRNPVLEALKAGRPLNKILVARGSRGNVREIVAEARRQGVPVQTVERQVLDFLTKGGVHQGVAAYSSPRPYAAVEEILARAAALGEDPLVLILAGWEDPRNFGAVLRSAEAAGVHGVVIPARRAVPLTGAAAKASAGALEHLLISRVVNLKQSISDLKDAGLWVFGADPGASLNCYEADLTGPLALVVGGEGKGLGPSLLKVCDCLVRIPMRGKVSSLNAAVAGSILLYEILRQRTAKKPV